In Ciconia boyciana chromosome 3, ASM3463844v1, whole genome shotgun sequence, a genomic segment contains:
- the EXOC8 gene encoding exocyst complex component 8, which produces MARSAAARPPQRLGAKAAPTAPEGPSACAPLYKRPNATTSSRLRMRRTPSDALPMSAAASASDSAPAPPRPAPSEAGASQRGGPASLRAVAFRRGARACAIGAAMLAQAAYVPLCAGAAAVSPAAAVAAGRAPGSGAAGGAAAAMAMAMALGEGGGSRLRRQLESGGFAAEEYVKQLSQQSDGDRDLQEHRQRIQALSEETAQSLKRNVYQNYRQFIETAREISYLESEMYQLSHILTEQKGIMEAVTQALLLQADRDDPALGARRAAAADPFLPLSAKEAAASEEGRQRTLTTLLEKVEGCRDLLPESPGKYLVYNGDLVEYDADHMAQIQRVHAFLMNDYLLVATALPNRRGAYGCNALYRLDGLAVVNVKDNPPMKDMFKLLMFPESRIFQAENAKIKKEWLEVLEETKRNQALSEKRRLEQEALPRPAPTPPESTNPFEEDDEEEEPSAEEEVVDLSLEWIQELPEDLDVCIAQRDFEGAVDLLDKLNEYLGDKPVNQPVKELRAKVDERVRQLTDVLVFELSPDRSLRGGPRATRRAVSQLIRLGQSTKACELFLKNRAAAVQTAIRQLRIEGATLLYIHKLCHVFFTSLLETAREFETDFAGNNGCYSAFVVWARSSMRMFVDAFSKQVFDSKESLSTAAECVKVAKEHCKQLSEIGLDLTFIIHALLVKDIKGALQSYKDIIIEATKHRNSEEMWRKMNLMTPEALGKLREEMRSCGVGNFDQYTGDDCWVNLSYTVVAFTKQTMAFLEEALKLYFPELHMVLLESLVEIILVAVQHVDYSLRCEQDPEKKAFIRQNASFLYETVLPVVEKRFEEGVGKPAKQLQDLRNASRLMRVNPESTTSVV; this is translated from the exons ATGGCGCGCAGCGCCGCCGCGAGGCCGCCCCAACGGCTGGGCGCTAAGGCCGCCCCGACGGCCCCAGAAGGCCCAAGCGCATGCGCACCGCTTTACAAGCGCCCCAACGCCACCACCTCATCCCGACTACGCATGCGCCGAACACCCTCTGATGCCCTCCCCATGAGCGCGGCGGCATCCGCCAGCGActccgcccccgccccgccccgccccgccccttccGAGGCCGGCGCTTCCCAGCGCGGCGGCCCCGCGTCGCTCCGGGCAGTTGCTTTCCGGCGGGGCGCCCGCGCATGCGCGATCGGCGCGGCGATGCTGGCGCAGGCGGCGTACGTACCGCTGTGCGCAGGCGCAGCGGCCGTCTCCCCGGCGGCGGCagtggcggcggggcgggcgccgggcagcggggcggctgggggcgcggcggcggcgatGGCGATGGCGATGGCGCTGGGCGAAGGCGGCGGGAGCCGGCTGCGGCGGCAGCTGGAGTCGGGGGGCTTCGCGGCGGAGGAGTACGTGAAGCAGCTGTCGCAGCAGTCGGACGGGGACCGGGACCTGCAGGAGCACCGGCAGCGCATCCAGGCGCTGAGCGAGGAGACGGCCCAGAGCCTGAAGCGCAACGTCTACCAGAACTACCGGCAGTTCATCGAGACGGCGCGGGAGATCAGCTACCTGGAGAGCGAGATGTACCAGCTCAGCCACATCCTCACCGAGCAGAAGGGCATCATGGAGGCCGTCACCCAGGCCCTGCTCCTCCAGGCCGACCGCGACGACCCCGCTCTgggcgcccgccgcgccgccgccgctgacCCCTTCCTGCCGCTGTCGGCCAAGGAGGCTGCGGCCAGCGAGGAGGGGCGGCAGCGCACGCTCACCACCCTCCTGGAGAAGGTGGAGGGCTGCCGCGACCTCCTGCCCGAGAGCCCCGGCAAGTACCTGGTCTACAACGGCGACCTAGTGGAGTACGACGCCGACCACATGGCGCAGATCCAGCGGGTGCACGCCTTCCTCATGAACGACTACTTGCTCGTGGCCACTGCCCTGCCCAACCGCCGTGGCGCCTACGGCTGCAACGCCCTCTACCGCCTCGACGGGCTGGCTGTGGTCAACGTCAAGGACAACCCGCCCATGAAGGACATGTTCAAGCTGCTCATGTTCCCTGAGAGCCGCATCTTCCAGGCCGAGAACGCCAAGATCAAGAAGGAGtggctggaggtgctggaggagaCCAAGCGCAACCAGGCCCTCAGCGAGAAGCGACgcctggagcaggaggctcTGCCCCGGCCTGCCCCGACGCCCCCTGAATCCACCAACCCCTTCGAGGAGgatgatgaggaggaagagccCTCTGCTGAGGAGGAGGTGGTTGACCTCTCACTTGAGTGGATCCAGGAGCTGCCAGAGGACTTGGATGTCTGCATCGCTCAGCGGGACTTTGAGGGGGCGGTGGACCTCTTGGATAAACTCAACGAGTACCTGGGGGACAAGCCCGTGAACCAGCCCGTGAAGGAGCTGCGGGCCAAGGTGGATGAGCGGGTCCGGCAGCTTACAGACGTGCTGGTGTTTGAGCTGTCTCCAGACCGCTCGCTGCGAGGAGGGCCGCGGGCCACCCGCCGAGCTGTGTCCCAGCTCATTCGCTTGGGCCAGTCCACCAAGGCGTGCGAGCTCTTCCTGAAGAACCGGGCGGCCGCGGTGCAGACAGCCATCCGACAGCTGCGCATTGAGGGCGCCACGCTGCTCTATATCCACAAGCTCTGCCATGTCTTCTTCACCAGCCTTCTAGAGACGGCAAGAGAGTTTGAGACAGACTTCGCTGGTAACAACGGCTGCTATTCGGCCTTCGTTGTCTGGGCCCGCTCTTCCATGAGGATGTTTGTAGATGCCTTCAGTAAGCAAGTATTTGACAGTAAAGAGAGCTTGTCGACTGCGGCAGAGTGTGTCAAG GTAGCTAAAGAGCACTGCAAGCAGCTTAGCGAGATTGGACTGGATCTCACCTTCATCATTCATGCCCTTCTGGTAAAGGATATCAAAGGTGCTTTACAGAGCTACAAGGATATTATCATAGAGGCCACCAAGCACCGCAACTCTGAGGAGATGTGGAGAAAGATGAACCTAATGACTCCAGAGGCGCTGGGGAAACTCAGGGAGGAGATGAGGAGCTGTGGGGTAGGCAATTTTGACCAATACACAGGTGATGACTGCTGGGTCAACCTTAGCTATACTGTAGTAGCTTTCACTAAGCAGACTATGGCCTTCTTGGAGGAAGCGTTAAAGCTTTACTTTCCAGAGCTGCATATGGTTCTTTTGGAGAGTCTCGTGGAGATCATCCTGGTGGCTGTCCAGCATGTTGATTACAGTTTACGGTGTGAACAAGACCCTGAGAAGAAAGCATTCATTAGGCAGAATGCATCCTTCCTGTATGAAACTGTCCTTCCTGTTGTGGAGAAAAGATTTGAGGAAGGAGTTGGAAAGCCAGCCAAGCAGCTACAGGATCTGAGAAATGCTTCAAGGTTGATGCGTGTAAATCCAGAAAGTACCACCTCTGTGGTGTGA